From the Thermovirga lienii DSM 17291 genome, one window contains:
- a CDS encoding glutamyl-tRNA(Gln) amidotransferase, C subunit (PFAM: Glu-tRNAGln amidotransferase C subunit~TIGRFAM: aspartyl/glutamyl-tRNA(Asn/Gln) amidotransferase, C subunit~COGs: COG0721 Asp-tRNAAsn/Glu-tRNAGln amidotransferase C subunit~InterPro IPR003837~KEGG: cyp:PCC8801_2152 glutamyl-tRNA(Gln) amidotransferase, C subunit~PFAM: Glu-tRNAGln amidotransferase C subunit~SPTR: Glutamyl-tRNA(Gln) amidotransferase, C subunit;~TIGRFAM: glutamyl-tRNA(Gln) amidotransferase, C subunit), which produces MINKEEVERIASLIKLEVTPEEVDSLQSHFNKILGYFELLGKLPLDNVDPFTGDEDTVCPMREDAVSEWDDRETLRELETFNEENYFEVPSILGEDN; this is translated from the coding sequence ATGATAAATAAAGAAGAAGTGGAGAGAATTGCTAGCCTTATCAAGCTTGAAGTAACGCCTGAAGAAGTGGATTCCTTGCAGAGTCACTTCAATAAAATTTTGGGCTATTTCGAGCTTTTGGGGAAGCTTCCCTTGGATAACGTGGACCCTTTTACTGGTGATGAAGATACGGTTTGCCCCATGAGGGAAGATGCCGTTTCTGAGTGGGACGATAGGGAAACCCTCAGAGAGTTGGAGACCTTCAACGAGGAAAATTACTTTGAGGTTCCTAGTATTCTTGGGGAGGATAATTGA
- a CDS encoding glutamyl-tRNA(Gln) amidotransferase, B subunit (PFAM: GatB/GatE catalytic domain; GatB domain~TIGRFAM: aspartyl/glutamyl-tRNA(Asn/Gln) amidotransferase, B subunit~COGs: COG0064 Asp-tRNAAsn/Glu-tRNAGln amidotransferase B subunit (PET112 homolog)~InterPro IPR017958: IPR006075: IPR018027: IPR004413~KEGG: aco:Amico_1372 glutamyl-tRNA(Gln) amidotransferase, B subunit~PFAM: GatB region; Asn/Gln amidotransferase~SPTR: Aspartyl/glutamyl-tRNA(Asn/Gln) amidotransferase subunit B;~TIGRFAM: glutamyl-tRNA(Gln) amidotransferase, B subunit) yields MSKKYITVIGLEVHVQLKTKSKLFCSCSTDYIGAMPNSNVCPVCLGLPGTLPVLNKKAVELALKMSCAIGGNIQKESRFHRKNYFYPDLPKAYQISQYDRPISFGGKIPIKTEQGEKFIGITRLHLEEDAGKLVHATLDGRLHGSGASYVDYNRAGVPLIEIVSEPQISTPEEAKEYVLALRKLVRYLGVSDGDMESGSMRVDANISLNEEGQPLGVKVEIKNMNSLRALQRALEYEQKRQKELLMSGGTVVQETRHWDDAKGITVSSRSKEEAHDYRYFPDPDLPLVVVSEEMVEEVASSIPELPWEKKERYMFEFSISEEEAEILTSQIELARYFENALSFGAPVKPLVNWMKTEVIRSNKEGKFNLENPEIEAQTLAKLIKLLDEKKISNTAGKDLWQIMLDKKVGLEEAMKDAGIAVGGIDDQKLEEIVDKILKQNQDVVKEILEGKDTKGKKIKFLMGLVMRETRGQAKPQMVEDMLKSKIGQ; encoded by the coding sequence GTGTCTAAGAAGTACATAACCGTTATAGGATTAGAGGTACACGTACAATTAAAGACTAAAAGCAAACTTTTTTGTTCTTGTTCCACCGACTACATAGGTGCTATGCCAAACAGCAACGTTTGCCCAGTTTGTCTAGGACTTCCTGGCACCCTGCCAGTCCTAAATAAAAAGGCTGTGGAGCTGGCATTGAAAATGTCGTGCGCCATTGGCGGTAACATCCAAAAGGAGAGCCGCTTTCATAGGAAAAACTATTTCTACCCGGACCTACCTAAAGCCTATCAAATAAGCCAATACGACCGCCCTATCTCCTTTGGTGGCAAGATACCTATAAAGACAGAGCAAGGGGAAAAATTTATAGGAATAACTCGATTGCACCTGGAAGAGGACGCAGGCAAACTTGTGCATGCCACATTGGATGGAAGACTTCATGGTTCTGGAGCTTCTTATGTGGATTATAATAGGGCAGGTGTTCCGCTGATAGAGATTGTATCGGAACCTCAAATTTCCACTCCTGAGGAGGCTAAGGAATACGTTCTTGCATTGAGAAAGTTGGTTCGGTATCTAGGAGTGTCCGATGGTGATATGGAGTCTGGCTCCATGAGAGTGGATGCCAACATATCGTTGAACGAGGAAGGGCAACCCCTCGGTGTAAAGGTGGAGATCAAGAACATGAACTCCCTAAGGGCCCTCCAGCGTGCTCTGGAATATGAGCAGAAAAGACAGAAGGAACTTTTAATGTCAGGAGGCACAGTGGTTCAGGAGACTCGCCACTGGGATGATGCTAAAGGAATCACCGTCTCAAGCAGAAGTAAAGAGGAGGCCCATGATTACCGATATTTCCCCGATCCAGACTTGCCTTTGGTTGTAGTTAGCGAAGAGATGGTAGAAGAGGTGGCAAGCTCTATACCAGAGCTCCCATGGGAAAAAAAGGAAAGGTACATGTTTGAGTTCTCCATCAGCGAAGAAGAGGCGGAAATTTTGACATCCCAAATTGAGCTGGCCAGATATTTTGAGAATGCCCTTTCTTTTGGTGCTCCCGTCAAACCCTTGGTAAACTGGATGAAGACCGAGGTTATCAGATCTAACAAAGAGGGTAAGTTCAATCTGGAGAACCCCGAGATTGAAGCTCAGACTCTGGCTAAACTAATTAAACTTTTGGACGAAAAGAAAATATCCAATACCGCTGGAAAAGATTTATGGCAAATAATGCTCGATAAAAAGGTTGGCCTTGAAGAGGCAATGAAAGATGCTGGCATAGCAGTGGGTGGGATAGATGATCAAAAGTTAGAGGAAATAGTGGATAAAATTTTGAAGCAAAACCAGGATGTGGTAAAGGAAATACTGGAAGGTAAAGACACCAAAGGAAAGAAGATAAAATTCTTAATGGGGCTGGTGATGCGGGAGACGAGAGGACAAGCTAAACCTCAGATGGTAGAAGATATGTTGAAAAGCAAAATTGGGCAGTAA
- a CDS encoding glutamyl-tRNA(Gln) amidotransferase, A subunit (PFAM: Amidase~TIGRFAM: aspartyl/glutamyl-tRNA(Asn/Gln) amidotransferase, A subunit~COGs: COG0154 Asp-tRNAAsn/Glu-tRNAGln amidotransferase A subunit and related amidase~InterPro IPR020556: IPR000120: IPR004412~KEGG: aco:Amico_1373 glutamyl-tRNA(Gln) amidotransferase, A subunit~PFAM: Amidase~SPTR: Glutamyl-tRNA(Gln) amidotransferase subunit A;~TIGRFAM: glutamyl-tRNA(Gln) amidotransferase, A subunit), with product MRVTHLSAKEISELVRSGELKAQEVVEAVFEEIKSKEDKLNALITLMEEKAKTRAKEIDKEVFEGRWRDKPLLGVPVILKDNICVKGYPTSCGSKMLEKWVSPYDASIVTYLEEAGAILIGKSNMDEFAMGSSTEHSAFGPTSNPWDLERVPGGSSGGSAASVAAGYAPMAFGSDTGGSIRQPAAFCGVHGMKPTYGLVSRYGLVAFSSSLDQIGPFTRTVGDMALALDVIAKHDPKDSTCWTGSRPSYYESIAKGADIKGMRVGIVRDFMEEGLDAELAHAVEQGLDILVENGAVPVDLNLGDIKECALPCYYIIAPAEASSNLARYDGVRYGLREEAYSLLEQYIKTRGKGFGDEVKRRIMIGTFVLSSGYYDAYYLRGLKVRKYVCDKFKEAFSKVDIIVMPSTPTPPFKKGELVNDPIQMYLSDIFTLPVNLAGLPGMSVWMGQNKAGLPKSIQIIAPKWHESRILRAAMKIEEVIGACPLAPGGE from the coding sequence ATGAGAGTTACGCATCTTTCAGCTAAAGAGATATCTGAACTTGTAAGAAGTGGGGAATTGAAGGCGCAAGAAGTCGTTGAAGCCGTGTTTGAAGAGATAAAATCTAAAGAAGATAAGCTCAATGCTCTCATAACCTTAATGGAGGAAAAAGCGAAAACGAGAGCAAAAGAAATAGATAAGGAAGTTTTCGAAGGGCGTTGGAGGGACAAACCCCTTCTGGGAGTACCAGTCATTTTGAAGGACAACATATGTGTGAAAGGATATCCCACCAGTTGCGGAAGCAAGATGCTTGAAAAATGGGTCTCGCCTTACGATGCCAGCATAGTGACCTATCTGGAGGAAGCAGGAGCTATCCTCATAGGCAAAAGTAATATGGACGAATTTGCCATGGGTAGTTCTACGGAACATTCCGCTTTCGGTCCAACCTCTAACCCGTGGGATTTAGAGAGGGTTCCAGGAGGTAGCTCAGGTGGCAGTGCCGCTTCCGTCGCTGCTGGGTACGCTCCTATGGCCTTTGGCAGCGATACGGGAGGCTCCATACGGCAGCCTGCAGCTTTTTGTGGGGTTCATGGCATGAAGCCAACATATGGCCTTGTGAGCAGGTACGGGTTAGTTGCTTTTTCATCATCCCTTGACCAAATAGGACCCTTTACTCGAACAGTCGGGGATATGGCCCTAGCGCTTGATGTTATAGCCAAGCATGATCCAAAGGATTCCACATGTTGGACGGGCAGTAGACCATCTTACTATGAGTCTATAGCAAAAGGTGCTGACATCAAGGGCATGAGGGTAGGGATAGTTAGAGACTTCATGGAAGAAGGTTTAGATGCTGAATTGGCTCATGCCGTTGAACAGGGCTTGGATATACTAGTGGAGAATGGGGCTGTGCCCGTAGATTTGAACCTTGGTGATATCAAGGAATGCGCTCTTCCTTGTTATTATATAATTGCTCCAGCTGAAGCCAGCTCCAACTTGGCCAGGTACGATGGAGTGCGTTACGGACTCCGTGAGGAAGCCTACAGCCTTTTGGAGCAGTATATAAAGACGAGGGGCAAAGGTTTTGGAGATGAGGTCAAAAGAAGAATAATGATAGGCACATTCGTCCTTAGCTCTGGTTACTATGATGCCTATTATTTGCGGGGTTTGAAGGTGAGAAAATATGTTTGCGACAAGTTTAAGGAAGCTTTCTCAAAGGTCGATATTATTGTAATGCCTTCCACTCCCACCCCTCCATTCAAGAAAGGGGAGCTTGTCAACGACCCAATACAGATGTATTTGAGTGATATATTTACCCTTCCTGTAAATTTGGCGGGCTTACCTGGAATGTCCGTTTGGATGGGACAAAACAAGGCAGGTTTGCCAAAGTCCATTCAGATCATAGCTCCAAAGTGGCATGAGAGCCGCATCTTAAGAGCTGCAATGAAAATAGAAGAAGTAATAGGAGCCTGCCCTCTGGCTCCAGGAGGTGAATAA